A single window of Nicoliella spurrieriana DNA harbors:
- a CDS encoding DapH/DapD/GlmU-related protein — translation MHINFPKLSQDTPTIGKGSQIKDTKFGKWIELGESNMIDNCTFGDYDYTGQYCFMQNTDLQKFDSIAAMVRIGPTNHPYDRAAQHIFAYNGAAYGFGPKDEEYLKHRKQIRTKIGNDVWIGHGVLILTGLTVGDGAVIGAGAVVTHDVEPYTIIGGVPGKKIKDRFPDEVKTDLTKIAWWDWSREKLEKYYLDFRLPIDEFIQKHIHD, via the coding sequence ATGCATATTAATTTCCCGAAATTATCTCAAGATACACCCACGATTGGTAAAGGAAGCCAAATTAAGGATACTAAGTTTGGTAAATGGATCGAACTGGGTGAAAGTAACATGATTGATAACTGTACATTTGGCGATTATGACTATACTGGCCAATATTGTTTTATGCAAAATACTGATTTGCAAAAATTTGATAGTATTGCTGCCATGGTTAGAATTGGCCCTACGAACCATCCATACGATCGAGCAGCTCAACACATCTTTGCTTACAACGGTGCTGCATACGGATTTGGTCCCAAGGACGAAGAATATTTAAAACACCGCAAACAGATCCGGACCAAGATCGGCAACGATGTTTGGATTGGCCACGGCGTATTAATTCTGACTGGATTGACCGTTGGTGACGGTGCTGTAATTGGTGCTGGTGCAGTCGTTACCCATGATGTTGAACCCTACACCATTATTGGTGGCGTCCCTGGTAAAAAGATTAAGGATCGCTTTCCAGATGAAGTGAAAACCGACTTAACTAAAATTGCTTGGTGGGATTGGTCCCGTGAAAAGTTGGAAAAATACTACCTTGATTTTAGATTACCAATTGATGAATTTATTCAAAAACACATTCATGATTAA
- a CDS encoding helix-turn-helix domain-containing protein, with product MTNKTLISELRKSKGWTQEYLAEKSGLSVRTIQRLEAGYDASLDTLRLVSEALDVSINELFEKVENKNKEKEIDIFSEEQNSQINKRQSEESLFRIINLLFLGLMLVIASFIDKVPENKQTILGSIWVAVFLLGFAIIKYIKNSWWRTKLDTKYPLTKSLLRQKKSNRDDFFWWKHKTVRNVMMIFWGAIIPLLFILKYALHLF from the coding sequence ATGACTAATAAAACGTTAATTTCAGAACTCAGAAAATCAAAAGGATGGACTCAGGAATATCTTGCAGAAAAAAGTGGTTTAAGTGTTCGAACTATTCAAAGGTTAGAAGCAGGGTATGACGCTAGTTTAGATACATTACGTTTAGTTTCAGAAGCTTTGGATGTTTCTATTAATGAGCTGTTTGAAAAAGTTGAGAATAAGAATAAAGAAAAAGAGATTGATATCTTTTCTGAAGAGCAAAATAGTCAAATAAACAAACGTCAATCAGAAGAAAGTTTATTCCGCATCATCAATCTGTTGTTTTTGGGTTTAATGCTGGTTATTGCTTCGTTTATTGATAAAGTACCTGAAAATAAGCAGACTATTTTGGGATCAATATGGGTAGCTGTATTTCTGTTAGGGTTCGCTATCATAAAATATATTAAAAATTCGTGGTGGAGAACAAAACTAGATACAAAGTATCCGCTAACCAAATCACTACTTCGTCAAAAAAAATCGAATCGTGATGACTTTTTTTGGTGGAAACACAAAACTGTTAGGAACGTCATGATGATTTTTTGGGGAGCAATTATACCGTTACTATTTATTTTGAAATATGCGCTGCATTTATTTTAA
- a CDS encoding PTS transporter subunit IIC has protein sequence MKKQASPITSGILNVLNGVSIGVIVTLMPAALLNELIGYLKPSFPQIAFIGTIVNFVMILLPVISGLCVAHYFKMKPLESATLALVASVGAGNWMVNPTGGFMVKGTGDVINIMVTIGFGVIVINLLGDRLGSYNVLLLPVLSLIIAGGLGMLTLTPVRMITKYIGDLALLATDLQPILMGIILGILFAVLILSPISSVGVATAISLTGIASGSANLGITAAAFALAIYGSKVNSLGTCIAHFLGTPKIQMANMLKKPKLFIPVAINAGIAGGIGAFLEIKGTPLSAGFGSAGLVGPINALKGGASIITIIIAFLVVPVLLGLISKYLFMQTNSYMESKDFYLDYQ, from the coding sequence ATGAAAAAACAAGCATCCCCCATTACATCAGGTATTTTAAACGTTTTGAACGGTGTTAGCATTGGAGTGATCGTAACTTTAATGCCCGCCGCATTGTTAAATGAATTGATTGGGTATCTTAAACCATCATTTCCACAGATAGCGTTCATTGGAACGATCGTTAACTTTGTAATGATCTTATTACCGGTCATTTCAGGGTTGTGTGTTGCACATTACTTTAAGATGAAGCCACTAGAAAGTGCAACGCTAGCATTAGTCGCATCAGTGGGTGCCGGCAATTGGATGGTTAATCCTACCGGTGGTTTTATGGTCAAGGGGACCGGAGATGTCATCAATATCATGGTCACGATCGGCTTTGGAGTAATCGTAATTAATCTGTTAGGTGATCGCCTTGGTAGCTACAACGTATTATTACTGCCAGTGTTATCGTTAATTATTGCAGGAGGGTTAGGGATGCTGACCCTAACTCCCGTTCGAATGATTACCAAATACATTGGTGACTTAGCACTCTTGGCTACTGATTTACAACCCATCTTGATGGGAATCATTCTTGGAATTTTATTTGCAGTCCTCATTTTGAGTCCGATTTCATCAGTAGGGGTGGCCACTGCCATTTCATTAACTGGGATTGCCTCCGGATCTGCTAATTTAGGAATCACTGCAGCTGCATTTGCACTTGCTATTTACGGTAGCAAAGTCAATTCATTAGGGACTTGTATTGCGCATTTCCTAGGGACACCTAAAATTCAAATGGCCAATATGCTTAAAAAGCCTAAGCTATTTATTCCGGTAGCAATTAATGCTGGAATTGCTGGTGGCATTGGCGCTTTCTTAGAAATTAAAGGAACACCACTCAGTGCTGGATTTGGTTCCGCTGGATTAGTTGGGCCAATTAATGCCCTTAAAGGTGGCGCATCGATTATTACGATCATCATTGCGTTCCTAGTGGTTCCAGTCCTGCTCGGTTTAATTAGCAAATATTTGTTCATGCAAACTAACTCATACATGGAATCTAAGGATTTTTACCTGGATTATCAATAA